ttcagtcggacggcttccctgaccaccggtgtccaccacggtgttcgagggttgccgccccttgaggcacctaagaccttaaaaccacagctcactgccgcagcttcagcaatggaagctttgaacatcgtccactcgggttcaatgcccccaacctccacagggatgccagaaaagctccgccggaggtgtgagttgaagatctctcggacaggggcctcctccagacgttcccagttcaccctcactacgcgtttgggcttaccaggtctgtccagagtcttcccccaccctctgacccaactcaccaccagatggtgatcagttgacagctccgcccctctcttcacccgagtgtccaaaacatgcggcctcagatcagatgatacgattacaaaatcgatcatcgaccttcggcctagggtgctctggtaccacgtacacttatgagcatccttatgttcgaacatggtgttcgttatggacaatccatgactagcacagaagtccaacaacaaacgaccactcgggtttagatcagggaggccgttcctcccaatcacgccactccaggtgtctccatcgttgcccacgtgcgcgttgaagtctcccaggagaactatggagtcccctactggagccccatacaggactccattcagggtctccaagaaggccgaatactccgaactgctgtttggtgcatacgcacaaacaacagtcagagttttcccccccataacccgaaggcgtagggaggcgaccctctcgtccaccggggtaaactccaacatagcggcactcagccggggatttgtgagtatccccacacccgcccggcgcctcacaccatgggcaactccagagaagaatagagtccaacccctatccaagagtacggttccagaaccgaggctgtgcgtagaggtaagccctaccagatccaactgatagcgctccacctcccgcacaagctccggctccttcccccacagagaggtgacgttccacgtccccagagccagcctctgccgcccgggtccagtccgtcgaggtccctggccttcactgccacccgtgtggcagcgcacccgacccaagcggttcttcccgcaggtggtgagcccacaggatggagaggagggggaatTAAACGTAACATATATAACTCTTGGTGGGCATGTCGAAGTGGACAAATACAGAtatgtttattttgttattatattcatAGTGTACATTCTAATAATATGCAGTAATTGTACTATTGTGTACCTCATAGTGATTCACAAAAACCTCCATGAGCCTATGTACATTTTCATTGCAGCTTTGTTACTAAACTCTGTTCTTTTCAGCACTACTATCTACCCAAAGCTTTTGATTGACTTTTTATCTGAGAAACAGATCATATCTTATTCAGCCTGTCTCTTTCAATTTCAGGTATTTTACTCTTTCGGCGGTTCAGAGTTCTTACTGTTGGCAGTCATGTCTTATGACAGATATGTGTCTATATGTAAACCTCTGAAATATCCAACTATCATGAGAAAAACAACTGTCAATATTTTCTTGGTGTTAGCTTGGCTTATTCCTGCTTGTCAGCTCGCAGTGCCAACTGCATTGAGTGCCAAAGAAAGACTCTGTAGCTCTACTTTAAAAGGAATTTTTTGCAATAATGCAGTTTACAAACTTCAATGTTTAATCTCAAAAGCACGTCTGGCACGAGATATGATCATAATGCTTAATGTTGCCCTTCTCCCTGTGCTCTTCATACTTTTTACATACACCAGGATACTTGTAATAACCTATCGCAGTAGTAGAGAAGTCAGGAGAAAAGCTGCACAGACCTGTTTACCCCACTTGGTAGTTTTGATCAACTTTTCATGTTTGTGTGCGTATGACGTCATTATAGTTGGACTGGAAACAGATTTTCCAAAAACTGTAAATTTAATAATGGCTTTGCAAATAGTAATATATCATCCTCTCTTTAATCCAATCATGTACGGACTAAAGATGAAAGAAATTTATAAACACCTCAAGAGGTTGTTCTGTCAAGGCAAAATGAACTAATGTATCACCACTGATAACGGActagtttgtcatttttgtgaCACCTCAGGATCCTTGGATGGTGTTTAATGTAAGAATTTGTTTCTATGACTGATACCCAGTAAAGAGTAGCATCAGCATCAACAATGTAATGAATCATCAATGAATTTTCTAACCTAGTATTTTGATACTGTCTACTCGTCACAACCTTCATTCTGAATTCATTGCTCTAAAATAATCGTTTTAATAttactctctctcacacacacaaagggtaaatttacaaaaacagatatgacatttttgtttatattcCTAGatcatgtgtttttgtctgtcatTCAGGGAATATCAATCAAACTGGTGTTGGTTTATCCTGTTTAAGAATGTCTTTTATCTGTATTTGGGCCGTAGCTTCCACTGAGACATCGGGGTTATGTCATCAGTAGTTTTGACTAAAACTGTGATTGAGTCCACTGATGTGCAGTTACCTTCTATAACAGTTACACGTGACTTCTTTAAATATCCTACAATGACTTTAATTGTGACTATTTTGGGGGAGAGAAACATTTTATTGGATTTTCATTCCACTCATTCAACAGATAGTGAACAGGGTGGGATGGGTCACATATCATTTTACCTGACCGCTTGATTATGCGTTTGTTCTACCGTGATTCAATTGATGGGAGAGGGCAGCCTATAATTTTGGAAGATGTGTTGATAATATATGTTGATAATAATGAGACTGTCTagatcaggggtctgcaacctgtggctccggagtcacatgcgtctcttcagctcctctccagtggctccttgtggatttttaaaaatggaaatgaataacttttctttgtttacattttcatttttatttatcattgttgtaggtctatggtaataataataatacgtttatttgtatagcacttttcaagtacaaagcacaaagtgctttccaaggcAATTCATATAACGTACAACAGAATacactgaaacataaataattaaataaaaacaataggatgggaaaaataaagaaacaagcatatacatatgcatacagtaacatatgcacatatatatacatgagCACACAAGCATACAAAAGACTAAAATGCATCTGATTGAAAAGCAATTTTATAAAGATGGATTTTTAGACGGGATTTAAAAATTGTGACCGAGTCTGCTGATCTAATATCAATTGGAAGACTGTTCCAGAGTCGGGGAGCCAGTACTGCAAAAGCACGATCGCCTTTTGTTTTCAACCTTGTCTTTGGGACTGTTAAAAGTCCCAGACTTGCTGACCTGAGGGGCCTGTTTGGACGGTACCGTGTGAGGAGCTCAGTGACATACTCCGGTGCTAGGCCATTCAGAGCTTTATATGCCATTAAAAGcactttaaaatcaattctaaaagaCACTGGGAGCCAATGTAGTGAAGCCAGAGTTGGTGTGATGTGAGAGCAGCGTTTGGTTTTGGTTAGCAGTCTAGCTGCAGAGTTTTGAACTATTTGGAGCTGCTCAATTGCTCGATTATTTAAGCAGGTGTACAAGGCATTACAATAATCAAGACGGGAGGATATCAGGGCGTGTATAattttctccatgtttttgAATGAGAGAACTGATCGAAATTTTTAGATATTTCGTAGCTGATAAAAACACGACTGAACTACTTTTTTAACATGGTGCTCCAGACTGAGGTTACTGTCAAGGATAACACCAAGATTTCTTGTGGCTGATTTTACGTTGGGAGTAAGGGGGCCAAGGAGAGGCTGTACCTGGTTTGAGATGTGTTCTGGGCCAATGATGAGTACTTCGGTCTTATCAGAATTGAGTTTTAAGAAATTTTGTGACATCCAACCTGTTAAATCTTTTAGGCAGCTCTGGAGGGATGCTAATTTATTGGTGTCAGAGGGTTTAAATGATATGTAGAGCTGTGTATCATCAGCGTAGCTATGAAAGGAGATGTTATGATGACGGATTATTTGACCAAGAGGCAACATGTACAGTGTAAATAGAACAGGTCCCAGGATTGATCCCTGTGGAATACCATGTCTGGTCTGTGCGGTTTTGGAGCTAAACTCCCCAACTGAAACACAAAATTTCCTGTTTGACAGGTAAGAGGAGAACCAGTCTGGTGCAGCTCCAGTGATGCCTGCCCACTGGTTTATGGTACgacagtacgacggagtattagggccacattgaggaaaaaaaataaatctgagatttcgagaataaagtcgtaatattacgagaataagatcataggtttatgaaaaaaagttataatattatgaaaataaggtcataggtttaagagaaaagaagtcgtaatattacgataataaagtcaaaggtttatgaaaaaaagtcgtaatattatgaaaataaagtcataggtttacgagaaaaaagtcgaatcattatgagattaaagtccGCCAACCAATTGGGGGCAGAGCTGAATGTCTGCAGTGTTACCAATCTCTATGGCGTGATGTGCCAACCCGGTGTTGGTGAACTCCCCATCAAGAGTGGCTCCTCATCTTTCAACCAGTCCCAGTAGACTTTACTTTTCTGCACTGTTGTTACAACTCCTGATAAGTTTAAGTTCCCTTTCTGACTTTGGGTCTCCTGAAACACATAAACATGTCCTCCTCCAAACTTTTGATCAATTAGCGATTACATTTTCAACCTCTGGCCTTTGGGCTCATGAGACATTGAGAGTTTTCCCAACCACTGAGCAACCCTGCCTACAAGTTCAGGCCTCTAGAGTTTGATTAAGTTGTTTACAAGTTAGTAGTTCTTTGGTGAAGAGTTGTAATGAGATCCATGGAGGGTGAAGAAATCTGATAAAAGTCAAACAGTTCACCTTGTGAATTCTGGAGAGGAACGCACTCCAAGGTCAGGTATCTGCAAATGAAAAATACTCTCCTATACAGGCTACATGTTTATTCAATGACTGTTCTTTTCTCAGTTATTTCTTGTTTTTACCAGTCACACAATCTGcttgttttattcagtttttgacAACCTTAATGGATGATGAATTAAACGTAACATATATAACTCTTGGTGGGCATGTCGAAGTGGACAAATACAGAtatgtttattttgttattatattcatAGTGTATATTCTAATAATCTGTAGTAATTGTACTATTGTGTACCTCATAGTGATTCACAAAAACCTCCATGAGCCTATGTACATTTTCATTGCAGCTTTGTTACTAAACTCTGTTCTTTTCAGCACTACTATCTACCCAAAGCTTTTGATTGACTTTTTATCTGAGAAACAGATCATATCTTATTCAGCCTGTCTCTTTCAATTTCAGGTATTTTACTCTTTCGGCGGTTCAGAGTTCTTACTGTTGGCAGTCATGTCTTATGACAGATATGTGTCTATATGTAAACCTCTGCAATATCCAACTATCATGAGAAAAACAACTGTCAGTATTTTCTTGGGTTTAGCTTGGCTCCTACCTGCCTCTCAGGTCGCAGTGCCAACTGCATTGAGTGCCAAAGAAAGACTCTGTAGCTCTACTTTAAATGCAATTTTTTGCAATAATACAGTTTACAAACTTCAATGTGTAATCTCAAAAGCACTCATTATACGAGATATGATCATACTGCTTAATATTGCCCTTCTCCCTGTGCTCTTCATACTTTTTACATACACCAGGATACTTGTAATAACCTATCGCAGTAGTAGAGAAGTCAAGAGAAAAGCTGCACAGACCTGTTTACCCCACTTGATAGTTTTGATCAACTTCTCCTGTTTGTGTGCGTATGATGTCATTACAGTTGGACTGGAAACTGATTTTCCAAAAATTGTAAATGTAATAATGGCTTTGCAAATAGTAATGTATCATCCTCTCTTTAATCCAATCATGTACGGACTAAAGATGAAAGAAATTTATAAACACCTCAAGAGGTTGTTCTGCGCAGCCAAAACTAACTAATGTATCACCACTGATAACGGACTAGTTTCTCATTTCTTCTGTAAACATACTGAAGATAAGTGAATTTATAAACATCTCAAGAAGTGTGAAACATATGTACAGACATTTCTTCAGTAATTTAATAATGGAAGatattataaaatgtgttttgaattCTTTCTATGATGAATGCACAGTAAAGAATATTGTCAACTTTAACAATATAATGACTGATCCATATACTGAGGTTATTTAAAAAGTCACACCTTTTTATTCAATCAGGTGATCAAATTTCCTTTTCAGTTTTTTAAAGTCAAATTCTGTAATTTATATGTTAAACTACTAAACCTAAATCATGTTTTCTGACATTGTGTTTAAATACAGaatcatgatttttttaattcacactcacacaagtATATATGCAAATAGCTCAAACTGATTCAAAAACAGAGACTGGCTCTTTAATTAATCACAGCACAACATAACCTTATCAAGAGTAAAGCCATTCATATTAATATCATACATTAATGTCTCTGGGCTTATTGATTAAGTTTATGATGGTCATACATTTAAGATGGATATTTAAAGTGTTGAAAAGGTCAACATTATAAAATGCTCTATTGCTCTGGGTTAATATTTTAAGTTGTATCAGCCTTGAACACAAAAGCACATGCCTGTGTTGCAAAGAtcattcttttctttcttttatcatgttttcatttAGAAGTACATGGAATTCATCCCTGTAGAATGTTTGTTGTATACAATGACCTGGTGCCCTTATTGAACAGGTGGTGATTGGAATGATCACTTGATCACACTTTTTTAGATGAATGTGAATGATGGTCTTATTTTTTGGATTAGAAGCTTTGGCCCTCAGAGAGTTTTAATGAATGGGGTCTACTCAGACAAACTTGTTTTAAACACCAGGGCATCACAAGGCTGTGTGCTGTTTTCCTTTTACACAAATGAAATGACTGTACACAGCAGTAACGTCAAGCTGTTCAAATATGCTGATAATATGGCCCTTGTTGGTCTTTTCCTGAATAGGGTTGGGTATCGTTTGGGTTTTTTTCCGATACTGGTGCTAAAATGGTGCCAGTGCCTGAACCAATACTTAcagaacaatgtttttttattgctaaAGTAAAATTTGAAGTTGAAATTGAACAAGATATTAACTGTTGACACTACagtttaaagtatacttaaatatgtaaatataaatgaatgcaaaacatttaacaaattcacataataaataaaacctaACCTTTCTACAATAATTTAATGCTGAATAACAGAGTACTAATAAcagcaaaataatattttgaGTTGGTATTCTTGGTACTCTACAAACTCCAGCTTCAAACTTAAGCAATTCTTTTGTAGCAACAGCACATCCAAGTTTGCCTTTGAAGCGAGGGTCCATCAAGCGGCCTCCTGGAGGAAGTTCTGAATGTCTTCATTCTGTAATGAAAACATGACAATACATTTAGTGTCTAacagtgaaaatgatgtgatttgcCCTCTTGGTTTGCCCTCTTTCATTGTAAGCATAGGCTCTGAATGGAATGCACCTCCATCTTAGCCAGGATGGGGAGAATTTGGACACGTGGGGACCTCTCACAGGTGTTGGGGAAGCAGTTATGAGCAGGTCTGGTTATAAGcaaatattaaagataattattaatatcaataaatcaATTCTCACCACAATGCATTTGTTTGTAAGTACAGCTGGACTTCTACTGCTGTGACCGACTAGTGGTGTTGAATATAAACACTTTTGGCTAGTTTAGAAgtggaatacattttttttggtATTGGCCAAAAATTATGCTGATATTAATTATGctatgcctcacacggggcatcATTATGTTGGGTACGCAGGTATGGTCATTAGCAAATATGAAttgattattaatatcaatgAAATTCAAAAGTAATTAGTAgttatcaaaataattattaattaaattgaAATTATATGACTAAATTCAACTCGTGGGAAACCAATAAAGTATACCCAACTCCCAATTTGGAATGATTTTGTAGTTCTTGTCATAGCGGACATTGGCAGTATTCACTCTTGTTCAACATTATACAAGCCAGCCTATATATTCCACAAGCATTATTTAAAAGATATTAATGgttaaaacacaacattaatctcactaaataactaaactaaacaaaccaaagaaCCCGATCACGATCCTCACCCAATCTTTCCCAAATCCTAGCTAATCcaaataaaactatttttacactgtacaaATGGCCTGGTCTTTGTTATTGAATGATATTATTAACTGTTACAACAGTAGGCTACTTTTGGCAGAACCTCTGATATGTTTAAAAACAATATGTTGGCATATCGTGCCTGAAAAGTTCGCAACACCAAATCCTCAGGCTCAGGTATACCGAGGCAACACAACACTCACGCACATGTGGTCAGTTTGTGACACACCGTACCTCCCTTTGGACCCTGTGTGTACAGGTGGCTGCTCTGCAGCGGTACAACAGGATAAAAGTTCAGCAGGTGCCTCAGTCTGCTCTTTGTCAGGTGCTCTGAATCGTTCTACACTGATGCAAAGACTGTTTTCTGAATgtctttatgactttattagcTGGACAAGCCACAGGACTTGTATGaacactatatacagtatattttgttGGCTGATATATATACTGAGTTTCTCAGCTATTATAGGACACAAAAATGGACAACTTCCATAAACTGTGAAAACTTTCCGGACTGGTTGATTGCAATTGTAGCGCTTTCTTTTTTCATTCACTGAATTGAAACAATGATGGAAATATGTTAGGTTGTTTGTGCATTTAGTCCATGTAATACTGACATTTTTCCAcccatgtgtgtttttgaacattctgaaatgtgttttttatactgAATATTATCAGGTAAAATTGTTTGAAATGTGCAGTTTATACAACTTACATGTACGCTGGCTTGTGTTATGTGTCTTGTTGAAATAAGGGATCAATAAGAAAGTTTATTCAGGCCATTTTAATCCCTTGTAACTCCTTTTTGTGCTCTCTTAATCTGTTTTCCCCTCCCCTCACTTCTCTTCttgcagctctgctctgctgcagaCATGAAGAGCAACAACAGCCTGAATTCTTTCTACTTTCAGTTCACTCTGTTTGTAGACTATGGGCCCCTCAGATATCTGCTCTTCAGTCTGTGTATGTTGATCTACATGACTATAATCTCTGCTAACGTTATCATTATCGTGATAGTCTACCTAGAGAAGTCTAAGTCGCTCCAATTTAATTGTAGTTAACGGTACATATATGTTGGTAAACATTTGTTTCAAACAAATTAGAATATGTGGAGGAAATAGATCCTTCCAGATGAAGtatattaatatgttttttatgcttgATCCAACTCATCATACTAAAATACATCTCAAGCAGGGCTAGACTGGCCATCTGGCATACCGGGCATTTTCCTGGTGGGCCGACGTCCATTTGGCCTGACgcatgtatttttaatttttttttggcccataaaacaggtaaattGGCCCATTTATTTTCCTTAATTGACACTGGGCTGGCCCAATCACTCTGCCGGGCGGccacagtgaggaggagagggagagagatgagggagggagtgtaaaGTTTGCGGTAAGCAGTTATGGGCTAGCTGTCTAGCTCAACATATGTCATGAGAGATGAGCAGTgcaatatattt
This DNA window, taken from Sebastes fasciatus isolate fSebFas1 chromosome 14, fSebFas1.pri, whole genome shotgun sequence, encodes the following:
- the LOC141781991 gene encoding olfactory receptor 11A1-like; this encodes MKISTSKSEAMVLNRNPVDCLLRRTRPKRFFPQVVSPQDGEEGELNVTYITLGGHVEVDKYRYVYFVIIFIVYILIICSNCTIVYLIVIHKNLHEPMYIFIAALLLNSVLFSTTIYPKLLIDFLSEKQIISYSACLFQFQVFYSFGGSEFLLLAVMSYDRYVSICKPLKYPTIMRKTTVNIFLVLAWLIPACQLAVPTALSAKERLCSSTLKGIFCNNAVYKLQCLISKARLARDMIIMLNVALLPVLFILFTYTRILVITYRSSREVRRKAAQTCLPHLVVLINFSCLCAYDVIIVGLETDFPKTVNLIMALQIVIYHPLFNPIMYGLKMKEIYKHLKRLFCQGKMN
- the LOC141781999 gene encoding olfactory receptor 11A1-like — translated: MDDELNVTYITLGGHVEVDKYRYVYFVIIFIVYILIICSNCTIVYLIVIHKNLHEPMYIFIAALLLNSVLFSTTIYPKLLIDFLSEKQIISYSACLFQFQVFYSFGGSEFLLLAVMSYDRYVSICKPLQYPTIMRKTTVSIFLGLAWLLPASQVAVPTALSAKERLCSSTLNAIFCNNTVYKLQCVISKALIIRDMIILLNIALLPVLFILFTYTRILVITYRSSREVKRKAAQTCLPHLIVLINFSCLCAYDVITVGLETDFPKIVNVIMALQIVMYHPLFNPIMYGLKMKEIYKHLKRLFCAAKTN